Genomic DNA from Brassica rapa cultivar Chiifu-401-42 chromosome A04, CAAS_Brap_v3.01, whole genome shotgun sequence:
ACAAGCTGTTTGTCTACCCCCAACAGGAGTCCGAGTCCCCATACTCCCATGGGTCTGTTGGTTCCTCTGAACAGCCAGAAACAGGCTCATCTTTGAAAACAAGAGCTCCAACCCTACAGAGATAGCAACTAGAGTGGTGATAGCAGCCTTAGAATGGGATCAAATTCAAGATGTAAAGGAAGATCAAACGAACAAGCGTCTACCGCCCAAAGTAGCACCACCACTGATGAATCAATCAAGCTACGCATGCCCCTGCTTCGTTGACGCAGCGTGGGATGCTTCCTCAATGCGAGTAGGAGTCGCCTGTATCCTAGATAAGGCCCCTCAGCTCCGACCTCAGTCTGGGGCCCAGATCGTCGATTCACTCCTCCCCTCTTATGGCCGAAACGCTTGCCCTCAGACACGGAATGGAAGTTATGCTCCAATCCGGTATTCACACAGCTACTATCTTCTCAGATTGCCTAACGCTCATCAGAGCAATCAACAGCAACAGCCAGATCAAGGAGATCTACGGTGTCCTTCAAGACATCGATCGTCTCTCATCTAAGTTTGCGTCTATCCTTTTCCGGTTCATCCCTCGTTCTCAGAACAGAGAAGCCGATGTTTTAGCTAAACAGGCCCTTAAAGCCTTGTACCCCTCTGTTGTTCCTTTCTAAACTCGGCCCAGGGCCCAAACGCTTTTCTTTCTGCATTAATTTAAGTAtccagttgttcaaaaaaaaaaaaaaaaaatagtcaaaTAAACTTCCAAATTTAAGCAACGAGTCGATTGGTTTCAGTTAAATGTTAAATTCGggcattatatattaattaattaatttaaaaaacatcTGTGGAACTTTCGTTAACAGTTCATAAATGAGAGTGCAATTACAAGACACCACTGGTACAAGTCGTAGGGGTATTATTATTCATTGGACCACAAATTCTATATTCGTCATTCCATAGAGATGATAAGCTTAAGATGCGAACTCTGTTTCAATCCAGCTGCAGCGACTAAAGACACTAATCAGACATAAAGAACAGCAAACACAAAAGCAATCGATGTTCTAAAGAACACTAATCCGAGTCTAATAGCTCTAATGGTGGTCTAGGGAAAACAGATAATTCTCAACCTAACAAATAATCAAAAACAAGTTTTAAACAAAGGGAAGAGAATGGGATCAGATAGAGCTAATACGTAAGATGCCATCATTCCGGCGATCAAACCAATAGGGAACAATAAAGTTCAACATTCATCATTCCACATTCTCTTCATTCATTACTATcataaactcaaaaataaaataaaaaaatacaatattttagaGGAGAAAGGAAAGATCAGATAGAGCTAATACGTAAGATGCCATCATCTCGGCGAATCAAACCAATAGGGAACAAAAATAGTTCAATCAtcatatctctctctttctcctctttttaaattctcatcaaaaacacataaaaatcGATACTTTTCCAAAAACTAGTCTACAATCTTTAAAGCAAAACAGATAATTTGAACTCTTTAAACTCATTGAGGGATAGAATAAACAGATGgaggtttatatatatagagataaaCCTAGGGTTTCTTTAGggctccctcattaaaaagaCGTAAATACCCAGCTGTTAAAATGGGCTCAACTAAGTCCAGAGTTTATAAATGGCCCAGGTAATTCTGAGTTGGTAACAGTGAAGCTACATTACGGGCCGAAATTGGCCCAATAGTTATTAGAAGGTTTCATACAGTCTCATAAAGCAAACATCTATTTCACGTAAGAAAATTAAGACCTCATTACATTAGTTGTGATATTGATCTAACGGGAGGAAGAGGGTGGGGGGGGGAGAATCAAAGATTATATAGACTGGTAAAAATCCTTCTTAAGTAATGAAAAAGCAGGTTAGCTCCGAAGAGCCGATCCTTTAGTGTAGGCTGGGCTGCTAGTTTTCGGCTTTCAAAGTTATGGTTGTTAGGTTCTATTGGGTTTCGACATGGGTTTGTATTAAAATAGGCTGAGACTGAGAGCCACTTTTGCTACtccttatattttaattttaatgcaagaatcagttcaagaaAAAAGTTACGTTAACAAATAAACTAAAAGCAAATTGGTAATTGTAGCATTTGTTCTTACCAACGAGTTCTCTAGAACCGGAGTTCATGGCACCTCTCTTTTTCCAAGACACCTTAGTGGAGTTTCCATCCCTGCTCTCGAACCAAGCCAGCATACATAGCTCATCATCTTCTAGCCTCAGTCACAAGTATGCAACCGTCTTTCTCGCTGAACAATATGTTATCCGGTACAGTTGAGATTTACCTAGTCTCTCGGAGTATCATCGTCAGTATTGAAGTTGATCTGAGTTATTTAATGGACTGCGCCTCTGGGTTATTTGAGTTTCGAGAACATGAAGCTCTTGTTACTTGTTTTGATATCTGTCTGTATGAGCCCACCACTTTTTAGGATAAGATTATATAAAGACTACATGCATAATCTCTGGAAAGATTAAGGAAATGAAATTCAATTGGTGAGTTAGTTTCTAGCGTTAATTACTTTGTTGATGTATAGGAATTTCGATCATGAAAACATTTCTTGGCATTTCCGTTTGCATATGTTACATTGTCTGAAGAATCATGTCGTCTAGGAACACCCTTGAGATCAGGTCAATGGAAGTTAAAGTTTCTTCTTGGAGCTTAATCTTTTTCAGTCAACCCTTATGAGTTGTTGATTATTAGAacatcataatatattttcaagccTATTCTCACACCACATACTAATCCAATCATAATTAATTAGTGTTTCTGTAAAGGAGAAGATATAAAAAAGTAGAactataaattagtttaaaattatttttctattctaatatatatatattaatgtggttttataaatctataaaatgttattttaaatatatatttaaaatttaagatgGGTAGTATAGAATAAGGTGAttaatattttctgtttttcctGTTTACTGAAAATACAATCTATTAATTAATAAGGAATGGTGAAAAAGTCAGAATCAATGCCCTtccaaaaactaataataaaaaacaggatagagaaataaaattacaaactGAGAGAAATTTGCGTGGCCACATCTACGGACGCATTTTCCTCTCCAAAACTTAAGTAATCCGAGCTTCTTTTTAGAAAAAGACTATAAGAGTGCATAAGTAGTAAATACATTCTTATTACCTTTGATTACGAAGACAAAAGAAAATGGATACTTCACATTGCCATTATCAAGGCTACATCCTTCTTCTAGTTCTACTTTATTCATCTATGTTTGATGTAGCTTCAAATATAGACATTTCCAGTGATGCAAGAGGCAGCAAAACCGATAGTAACCCGAAACAATATGTGAACTGTGGAAATTATGAAGTTAAAAGGAGACAGATGACTGTTTCTTGTTCCAAATCAGCTGAATATATTATTACAAAGATCAATTTCGCTGATTATGGCAATCCTACCGGTTGTAGTGAGGATCATAAAGTTAGTAGACATGGCAATTGCGGCGCACCAGATACCTTGAGAATCGTCAAAAAGGTTAGAAAAATTAACAAGAATATTGACAATATATTGTGGATTAGTGAATGATAATTATCTCAATGAATCTTGTTAAGTATTATTTGTGCAGAATTGTCTTGGAAAACAAAAGTGCGAGCTTTACGTTTCAGATGAGATGTTTGGTCCGAGTCACTGCAAGAAGGATATTAAGCTCATTGTTGTATTCACATGCACAAAAgcttaggttttttttttattttctccttAATAAAGGCCataaaataatcatggtttGTGTCCTTGTATTGTattgatcaagttctagt
This window encodes:
- the LOC103862994 gene encoding beta-galactosidase 11, producing the protein MDTSHCHYQGYILLLVLLYSSMFDVASNIDISSDARGSKTDSNPKQYVNCGNYEVKRRQMTVSCSKSAEYIITKINFADYGNPTGCSEDHKVSRHGNCGAPDTLRIVKKNCLGKQKCELYVSDEMFGPSHCKKDIKLIVVFTCTKA